The following proteins are co-located in the Aquarana catesbeiana isolate 2022-GZ linkage group LG02, ASM4218655v1, whole genome shotgun sequence genome:
- the LOC141126587 gene encoding uncharacterized protein: MEAKRIAHQKAHTGERPLQCSECDKAFTWKSELIRHQRIHTGEKPYQCSDCCKAFILKSQLTKHTRIHTGERPYQCSECDKAFKGKSELTKHQRVHTGEKPYQCSECGKRFTHKENLIRHQRVHTGERLYQCNECGKAFTAKLSLITHQRIHTGEKPYQCSKCDKAFTRPDHLMKHKRVHTGEKPHQCPECGKMFVNKTYLIIHHTIHTGKKSYLCSECDKGFQAKSDLIIHKRIHTGERPYECSKCDKAFKSKVELNKHETIHTEEKPHQCPECGNKFARRAYLITHQRIHTGGKSYQCSECDKAFSCYSNLVRHKKTHTGEKPYKCSECDKAFKTKQELIIHERIHTGEKPYQCSECDKAFTSRENLIRHQRIHTGEKPYQCSECDKAFKSKLELNKHERVHSGEKPYQCSECNKAFTNRASLIRHQRIHTGEKPYQCSECDKAFKSTQELIIHGRIHTGEKPHQCPECGKKVAHRANLIKHQKIHTLEKPYQCYECDKAFRQKSNLIAHQRVHIRETL, from the coding sequence ATGGAGGCAAAACGTATCGCACACCAGAAAGCTCACACTGGAGAGAGACCTTtgcagtgttctgaatgtgacaaagcttttacatgGAAGTCAGAGCTTATcagacaccagaggattcacactggagagaagccatatcaatgtTCTGATTGTTGTAAAGCTTTTATATTGAAGTCACAGCTTACCAAACATAcaaggattcacactggagagaggccatatcagtgttctgaatgtgacaaagcttttaaagGGAAATCAGAGCTTACCAAACACCAGAGGGTTcatactggagagaagccatatcaatgtTCTGAATGTGGAAAAAGATTTACACATAAGGAAAACCTCAtcagacaccagagggttcacactggagagaggcTATATCAGTGTaatgaatgtggcaaagcttttacagcAAAGTTAAGTCTTATcacacaccagaggattcacactggagaaaagccatatcagtgttctaaATGTGATAAAGCTTTTACACGGCCGGACCACCTTATGAAACACAAAAGGGTCCATACTGGAGAAAAGCCACATCAATGTCCTGAATGtggaaaaatgtttgtaaataagacATATCTTATCATACACCACACGATTCACACTGGAAAGAAGTCATAtctgtgttctgaatgtgacaaaggtTTTCAAGCAAAGTCAGATCTTATCATACAcaagaggattcacactggagagaggcCATATGAGTGCTCCAAATGTGACAAAGCTTTCAAAAGTAAAGTGGAGCTTAACAAACACGAGACGATTCACACTGAAGAGAAGCCACATCAATGTCCTGAATGTGGAAACAAATTTGCACGTAGGGCATACCTTATtacacaccagaggattcacactggagggAAGTCATATCAGTGCtcagaatgtgacaaagctttttcaTGTTATTCAAACCTTGTTAGACACAAGAAGACTCACACTGGAGAAAAGCCATAtaagtgttctgaatgtgacaaagcttttaaaaCCAAGCAAGAGCTTATCATACAtgagaggattcacactggagagaagccatatcaatgtTCAGAATGTGATAAAGCTTTTACAAGTAGGGAAAACCTTATcagacaccagaggattcacactggagagaagccttatcagtgttctgaatgtgacaaagcttttaaaaGCAAGCTGGAGCTTAACAAACATGAGAGGGTTCactctggagagaagccatatcaatgtTCAGAATGTAATAAAGCTTTTACAAATAGGGCTAGCCTTATCAGACACCAACGGATTCACaccggagagaagccatatcagtgttctgaatgtgacaaagcttttaaaaGCACGCAAGAGCTTATCATACATgggaggattcacactggagagaagccacatCAATGTCCTGAATGTGGAAAAAAGGTTGCACATAGGGCAAACCTTATCAAACACCAGAAGATTCACACTctagagaagccatatcagtgttatgaatgtgacaaagcttttagacagaagtccaatcttattgcacaccagagggttcacattAGAGAGACtctctga